A single window of Anomaloglossus baeobatrachus isolate aAnoBae1 chromosome 5, aAnoBae1.hap1, whole genome shotgun sequence DNA harbors:
- the LOC142313299 gene encoding uncharacterized protein LOC142313299, whose product MKYLIVLALLVHALAGPARKPEKHPGGPLGPKPTGSPHLFDHNNVTGLPPHDNSSRPHHPEDTENSAEDSFDHNNATGHNNSSKPPHPKDLDDDHHRRHRRQAGDEFHSEAPKTGNPPPANGPKPAGGPPPSGKPPAEPAAQANPGQNPKPRPKRHLRGAENHPTGAPHGDHTHSAHTHESGASRPTHPANHGGDHHGGNKGQKG is encoded by the exons ATGAAATACCTCATCGTCTTAGCCCTGCTGGTTCATGCACTTGCTGGTCCTgctaggaagccag AAAAACACCCTGGAGGTCCACTTGGTCCTAAACCCACTGGCAGTCCCCATCTATTTGACCATAATAATGTAACAGGACTACCCCCACATGATAACTCTTCCAGACCACATCATCCAGAAGATACAGAAAATTCAGCTGAAGATTCATTTGACCATAACAATGCAACAGGACATAATAACTCTTCCAAACCGCCTCATCCAAAAGATTTGGATGACGATCACCATCGAAGGCATCGCAGACAAGCTGGAGATGAATTTCATTCAGAAGCACCCAAAACGGGCAATCCTCCACCAGCCAATGGTCCCAAACCTGCTGGAGGTCCGCCACCCTCAGGCAAGCCACCAGCTGAGCCTGCAGCACAAGCCAATCCTGGACAG AATCCTAAACCCAGGCCCAAACGACATCTGAGAGGTGCTGAGAATCATCCTACAGGAGCTCCACATGGagatcacacacactcagctcACACACATGAAAGTGGTGCCAGCCGACCAACCCACCCAGCTAACCATGGTGGAGACCATCATGGAGGAAACAAAGGCCAAA AAGGCTGA